In Plasmodium falciparum 3D7 genome assembly, chromosome: 6, the following proteins share a genomic window:
- a CDS encoding AP2 domain transcription factor, whose amino-acid sequence MEDNLVKESNEIIGSCTVDGVHSSIMQKNMCSSDIILDDTNSKSLCDSNKLKKDNEKGIDENIKETSTCTYTVDENVMKSNEEKNDEDDDGSNNVDVVGDNIGNLPNENMDNRNNNDNNNINNNIQYDNVNNNNNINNNDSGGYSHSNDILNSNINQIVPFVNNANNEEQNKMREHIGSQEPVILIDKIERCLVVEWYENNIRREQRISYKKYGNDKAKLRAKELIEKLKSGITFEQLYPDKGPPIVRVFENVGVYNVSLIRDRIEREWRVEWLENGVPMKARWSCKKVGNDEAQKRADTFAQSMIKGIFNPILLHKATGTRFSRSDKSVVKINVYMNKNIKCLTNGIEDDLNTDHHHHHHNNNNNNCVKTFSIKGEVPSSTLNHKVTRSYRRRKKKNDINNTMEIQDGNVRSMTYLVNNNSSYLNHSNNMNPNLCNMNLMDYQMNEMYQGNNMSNMMLLDNNMKNMIHHNNVNNDLLLNSDLYNDKKRTRSSRTTRKRNICKTEKSMITKNGNKYMINNDKNIQMNKNDILVNTYLVKNELCNNYQNEPNNNNNNNNNNIMMMMNNNKKKVKTQLNNNIKNSYYIPSEQYEMFCSANNIVSGNRNKRANKSAYKITKNNKNNDFVNYNNISNTIPDNVTDEVQNYQYMLNDNMNGEYLNLNEYPMRNTEDGVDNYYQNKNYYYLYNNNNGMLVKTYVVDQEGNHNLVKNNNFVKIENTDYLYGGTSTNKCQPIADKRINNNYDSSSNKYKQNMLEYNNNYNLNVDKKGMNFTGSVSSLDAKKKKRKNSRSSKNRNTLETPYDNYTINYNVTCTKDKRGKNKKDTCENINDNIYENRNNDENLVGAKRRTKRVIATRKKKNARGKYKNNDNEDNNDIDGNEKNIGNEKDKENYEEKIEQGYIKEEYIVHGCEEEVKGLEENKGRKRRRIKSSKFYDNDEYIYSLDKTYNKKKASQYNNNNNDNNNDNNDNNNNNNNDNNNYGNTMVQNEFNRYFMNNNNYMVMNNMHTNNMLNNEGHYLNNNIYCKNEMQNVSFNNISRENMNMMNIPNMVNMNNLTNINSAYNVKTIENYNNGDKMNNPSFVNNCIEFVENPRGYRVPYEYQSQRFYEYFEVPLNSRKEFEMQQKYFANLFSLHILAVGWNVNKGDGMENNNIPQLTDQNMIPNGNNNNNNNTYELVPYNEKENIMNNKELLSSKEQINGPYIPYNYKPIYHVEPFSSDVNNNMNSNCNYYIDLENMNSTKIDGKEYTYNEVQTMNNYRAINKKESLENVANYENMMNYDNISNYNNPDDVINQRSNVANISDHNNNLNNISAVNDVHNIIDKNNMNHIPYYNDMNNNITNYANMTGIQNLNNMNPIMIDPNNNADSVEEFYDAIDGCNVVDTNYMVGTNNMIDQIHFNDVTSNVGNMNNNLTNFSNPYNSVKVINDLNNTGEMNNNMIHLNNKNEMTGLGNMNDNVHINNASVIKENGNSNSSKEMNHMNMEKLYVSQMNYSTNDLIHMNNNNNKNNNNNKNNNNNNNNNNNSNVNVVGIENSVNSTVYDNMNNYIPMNTINVNYMNDSRSDLMNGKNNINVEYKNVRGYDETLSNRSDMISYNMSGLDHFNDNRYRNDMDPLGKTNILNNHNNIGSVNIYNNQTDLINNYFNNNNNNNNNKYANINSSDMYKEQYYNTHMNHLINDNKEISNNFDDSKKNVKGITNGDNKDLLNVHNNANIKINNTCNINDTSNMLQENNIATNKKDLQVINKNMVLTYTCNNDDMINSLNGVNDLSNDPNDGSLKENRKNEPSFINTNVNVNVNNTNKNKVNGDNDIESNTLLGEDNNKINEKTIHSNSIYKNCNGSSDDANVPYENSDHLYFMEKEKYASDNVVNRNAHNQFKDSYYNLLSNEDVNNNITNENNNNSDDMSCNQYMKKNNNTSNKIIKEMNNYDFYSNKKMIDKLRSTSNSSTINTEYLPSNLLNSISINNVSQSNQINEHVDK is encoded by the coding sequence atggAAGATAATTTAGTTAAAGAATCAAACGAAATAATTGGTTCTTGTACGGTTGATGGTGTACATAGTAGTATTATGCAGAAGAATATGTGTTCTTCTGATATAATATTAGATGATACGAATAGTAAATCATTATGCGATAGTAATAAGTTAAAGaaagataatgaaaaagGAATTGATgagaatataaaagaaacTAGTACCTGTACATATACGGTTGATGAGAATGTAATGAAAAGTAATGAAGAAAAGAATGACGAGGATGACGATGGTAGCAATAATGTGGATGTAGTGGGTGATAACATTGGTAATTTACCAAACGAAAATATGGACAATAGAAACaacaatgataataataatattaataataatatacaatatgaTAATgtcaacaataataataatattaataataatgatagtgGGGGGTATAGCCATAGTAACGACATTTTGAACAGCAATATTAATCAGATAGTACCATTTGTTAATAATGCAAATAATGAAGAGCAAAACAAAATGAGAGAACACATAGGTAGCCAAGAACCAGTCATATTAATAGACAAAATAGAAAGATGTCTAGTTGTTGAATggtatgaaaataatattcgtAGAGAGCAAagaatatcatataaaaaatatggtaATGATAAAGCAAAATTAAGAGCTAAAGAATTAATTGAGAAATTAAAATCTGGAATAACCTTTGAACAATTATATCCTGATAAAGGACCTCCTATAGTACGAGTATTTGAAAATGTAGGTGTTTATAATGTATCATTAATTAGAGATAGAATTGAAAGAGAATGGAGAGTAGAGTGGTTAGAGAATGGCGTCCCTATGAAAGCTAGATGGTCATGTAAAAAAGTAGGTAATGATGAAGCACAAAAAAGAGCTGATACATTTGCTCAAAGTATGATAAAAGGTATATTTAATCCTATATTGTTACATAAAGCAACAGGTACAAGATTTTCTAGATCTGATAAATCTGTTGTGAAGATTAAtgtttatatgaataaaaatataaaatgtttaacTAATGGTATAGAAGATGATCTTAACACagatcatcatcatcatcatcataataataataataataattgtgtGAAAACATTTTCAATTAAAGGAGAAGTACCAAGTAGCACTTTGAATCATAAAGTTACAAGAAGTtatagaagaagaaaaaaaaaaaatgatataaataataccaTGGAAATACAAGATGGAAATGTAAGAAGCATGACATATTtggtaaataataatagctCGTATTTAAatcatagtaataatatgaaccCTAATTTGTGTAATATGAATCTTATGGATTATCAAATGAATGAAATGTATCAGGGAAATAATATGTCTAATATGATGTTgttagataataatatgaagaaCATGATACATCATAACAATGTGAATAATGACCTTTTGTTAAATTCggatttatataatgataaaaagagAACTAGAAGTAGTCGAACGACGAGAAAgagaaatatatgtaaaactGAAAAATCTATGATAACAAAGAatggtaataaatatatgataaataatgataaaaatatacaaatgaataaaaatgatatattagtAAATACTTATTtagtaaaaaatgaattatgtAATAACTATCAAAATGAAcccaataataataataataataataataataatattatgatgatgatgaataataataaaaaaaaggtaaagacacaattaaataataatataaaaaatagttATTATATACCAAGTGAACAATATGAAATGTTTTGTTCAGCTAATAATATTGTTAGTGGtaatagaaataaaagagCAAATAAAAGTGCAtacaaaataacaaaaaataataagaataatgattttgttaattataataatatatcgaATACTATTCCAGACAATGTAACTGATGAAGTCCAAAATTATCAGTATAtgttaaatgataatatgaatggaGAATATTTAAATCTAAATGAATATCCTATGAGAAATACAGAAGATGGTgttgataattattatcaaaataaaaattattattatctttataataataacaatggaATGTTAGTGAAAACATATGTAGTTGATCAAGAAGGAAATCATAATCttgttaaaaataataattttgttaaaatagaaaatacgGATTATCTTTATGGTGGTACATCTACAAATAAATGTCAACCAATTGCGgataaaagaattaataataattatgattcatcttcaaataaatataaacaaaacatgttagaatataataataattataatttaaatgtaGATAAAAAAGGTATGAATTTTACAGGATCTGTATCTAGTTTGGACgcaaagaaaaagaaaagaaaaaattccAGATCTTCGAAAAATCGTAACACGTTAGAAACTccatatgataattatactATAAACTATAATGTTACGTGTACAAAAGATAAAAgaggtaaaaataaaaaagacaCCTGcgaaaatattaatgataatatatacgaaaatagaaataatgATGAGAATTTAGTCGGTGCGAAGAGAAGAACAAAAAGGGTCATAgcaacaagaaaaaaaaaaaatgcaagaggaaaatataaaaataatgataacgaagataataatgatatagatggaaatgagaaaaatattggaaatgaaaaggataaagaaaattatgaagaaaaaattgaACAAGGATATATTAAAGAGGAATATATAGTACATGGTTGTGAAGAAGAAGTAAAAGGTTTGGAAGAAAATAAGGgtagaaaaagaagaagaataaaatcatcaaaattttatgataatgatgaatatatatattcattggataaaacatataataaaaaaaaagcatcacaatataataataataataatgataataataatgataataatgacaataataataataacaataatgataataataattatggtAATACTATGGTACAGAATGAATTTAATAgatattttatgaataacAACAATTATATGGTAATGAATAATATGCATACAAACAATATGCTAAACAATGAGggtcattatttaaataataacatatactGTAAGAATGAAATGCAAAAcgtttcatttaataatattagtagagaaaatatgaatatgatgaatataCCAAATATGGTAAACATGAACaatttaacaaatataaattctGCGTATAATGTAAAAACCatagaaaattataataatggtgataaaatgaataacCCTAGTTTTGTAAATAATTGTATAGAATTTGTTGAGAATCCAAGAGGTTACAGAGTTCCATATGAATATCAATCACAAAgattttatgaatatttcgAGGTACCATTAAATTCACGTAAGGAATTTGAAATGCAGCAAAAATATTTCGCAAACTTATTTTCATTACATATATTGGCAGTTGGATGGAATGTAAATAAAGGGGATGGTATggagaataataatatcccCCAATTGACTGATCAAAATATGATACcaaatggtaataataataataataataatacttacGAACTTGTACCATATAATGAGAAAGagaatattatgaataataaagaattgtTATCATCAAAGGAACAAATTAATGGACCATATATtccttataattataaacctATATATCATGTTGAACCATTTAGTTctgatgtaaataataatatgaatagtaattgtaattattatattgacttagaaaatatgaatagtaCTAAGATTGATGGTAaggaatatacatataatgaaGTTCAGACAATGAATAATTATAGagcaataaataaaaaagaaagtcTTGAAAATGTAGCAAACTATGAAAATATGAtgaattatgataatatttcaaattataataatccaGATGATGTAATAAACCAAAGAAGCAACGTTGCTAATATTagtgatcataataataatttgaataatatatctgCCGTGAATGatgtacataatataatagataaaaataatatgaaccaTATACCATATTATAacgatatgaataataacataaCAAATTATGCTAACATGACTGGAAtacaaaatttaaataatatgaatccAATAATGATCGATCCAAATAATAATGCTGATTCTGTGGAAGAGTTTTATGATGCAATCGATGGATGTAATGTGGTTGATACCAATTATATGGTAGgtacaaataatatgattGATCAAATTCATTTTAATGATGTAACTAGTAATGTAggaaatatgaataataatctAACCAATTTTAGTAATCCCTATAATAGCGTAAAAGTAATAAACGACTTGAACAATACAGgtgaaatgaataataatatgattcatttaaataataaaaatgaaatgactGGTTTAGgtaatatgaatgataatgtacatattaataatgcaTCTGTTATAAAGGAAAATGGCAATTCCAATAGTTCAAAGGAAATGAATCATATGAATATGGAGAAATTGTATGTATCCCAAATGAATTATTCCACAAATGATTTAATACAcatgaacaataataataacaagaacaataataacaataagaataataataataataacaataataataataatagcaaTGTGAATGTGGTAGGTATCGAAAACAGTGTTAATAGCACagtatatgataatatgaataattatatacctATGAATACCATTAATGtgaattatatgaatgataGTAGAAGTGATTTAATGAATggaaagaataatataaatgtggaatataaaaatgtaagaGGTTATGATGAAACATTATCTAATAGGTCGGATATGATATCTTATAACATGTCTGGGTTAGATCATTTTAATGATAATAGATATAGAAATGATATGGATCCACTGGGTAAGACAAACATTTTGAATAATCATAACAATATTGGAAgtgtaaacatatataataatcaaacggatttaataaataactattttaataataataataataataataataacaaatatgcAAATATAAATTCTAGTGATATGTACAAAGAACAATATTATAACACACATATGAATCATcttataaatgataataaggaAATATCTAATAATTTTGATGATTCAAAAAAGAATGTTAAAGGAATAACAAATGGTGATAACAaagatttattaaatgttcataataatgcaaatataaaaattaataatacatgTAACATTAATGATACCTCAAACATGTTgcaagaaaataatattgcaACAAATAAGAAGGATCTACAggttattaataaaaatatggtgTTAACATATACatgtaataatgatgatatgaTAAATAGTTTGAATGGTGTTAATGATTTATCAAATGATCCAAATGATGGCTCATTAAAAGAGAATAGAAAAAATGAGCCTTCATTTATTAATACTAATGTTAATgttaatgttaataatacGAACAAAAATAAGGTAAACGGAGATAATGATATAGAGAGCAATACGCTTTTAGGTGAAgataacaataaaataaatgaaaaaacaaTACATAGTAATAGTATTTACAAGAATTGTAATGGAAGTTCCGACGACGCAAATGTTCCATATGAAAATTCggatcatttatattttatggaaaaagaaaaatatgctAGTGATAATGTAGTAAATAGAAATGCTCATAATCAATTTAAagattcatattataatttattaagtaATGaagatgtaaataataatataactaatgaaaataataataatagtgatgATATGTCATGTAAtcaatatatgaaaaaaaataacaatacaagtaataaaataataaaagaaatgaataattatgatttttattctaataaaaaaatgatagaTAAATTGAGATCAACATCAAATTCTAGTACAATAAATACGGAATATTTACCTAGTAATTTGTTAAATTCAATAAGTATCAATAATGTGTCACAATCTAATCAGATAAATGAACATGTAGACAAATAA
- a CDS encoding mitochondrial ribosomal protein L41, putative: MIRLNFIRFAKMGPSKGKGPLIAKYAPVGFKKGFGAIGLGKHTKKGFFIINKMLVPNYRVPDLTDCQLKPYVSKKTPLIVMKKQLGPKRKVLT, from the exons ATGATAAGGTTAAACTTTATAAGATTTGCTAAAATGGGACCAAGTAAAGGCAAAGGTCCATTAATAGCGAAATATGCTCCAGTTGGTTTTAAGAAAGGATTTGGAGCTATAGGACTGGGAAAACATACAAAAAAAG GTTTCTTTATAATTAACAAAATGCTCGTACCAAATTATCGAGTCCCTGATTTGACGGACTGCCAA ttAAAACCATATGTATCAAAAAAAACGCCTTTAATTGTTATGAAAAAACAACTAGGACCAAAAAGAAAAGTTTTAACCTAA